A section of the Pithys albifrons albifrons isolate INPA30051 chromosome 4, PitAlb_v1, whole genome shotgun sequence genome encodes:
- the MOS gene encoding proto-oncogene serine/threonine-protein kinase mos gives MPSPIPLNCFFSFEYSPSADLRPCSSPLVIPGKDSKSFLGGAPSFRTRRLPPRLSWCSIDWEQLCLLQPLGSGGFGSVYKATYHGATVAVKQVKKSSKNRLASRQSFWAELNVAWLQHDNVVRIVAASTCAPASENSLGTIIMEYVGNITLHHVIYGTGDAWRHGADDERGCGRKTLSMEEAVCYSCDIMTGLAFLHSQDIVHLDLKPANIFITEQGVCKIGDFGCSQKLEKGLSQSPLVFQQAGTYTHRAPELLKGERVTAKADIYSFAITLWQIVMQEQPYLGERQYVLYAVVAYNLRPSLAAAVFHESPLGQRLQNIISCCWKAKVEERLSAAQLLPSLRALKQSL, from the coding sequence ATGCCATCACCTATTCctcttaattgttttttttcttttgagtatTCCCCATCTGCGGATTTGCgcccctgcagcagcccttTAGTTATCCCTGGCAAAGACAGCAAAAGCTTTTTAGGGGGAGCTCCTTCATTCAGGACTCGCCGCTTGCCTCCACGCCTGTCTTGGTGCTCCATTgactgggagcagctctgcctcctgcagcccttgggCTCTGGGGGCTTTGGTTCTGTCTACAAAGCCACTTACCATGGTGCAACTGTGGCTGTGAAGCAggtgaagaaaagcagcaaaaaccGACTAGCATCACGACAGAGCTTCTGGGCTGAGCTGAATGTAGCCTGGCTACAGCATGATAATGTGGTGCGTATTGTGGCTGCCAGTACGTGTGCCCCAGCCAGCGAGAACAGCCTGGGCACCATCATTATGGAGTATGTGGGCAACATCACCCTGCACCATGTGATTTATGGCACTGGTGATGCATGGAGACATGGGGCGGATGATGAAAGAGGATGTGGAAGGAAGACCCTGAGCATGGAAGAGGCTGTGTGCTATTCTTGTGACATCATGACTGGTTTAGCCTTTCTCCACTCACAGGACATTGTGCACTTGGACCTAAAGCCTGCAAACATCTTCATCACTGAGCAGGGAGTGTGCAAGATTGGAGACTTTGGGTGCTCCCAGAAACTGGAGAAAGGCTTGTCCCAGAGCCCCCTTGTTTTCCAGCAAGCAGGCACGTACACACACCGTGCCCCTGAGCTCCTCAAGGGGGAGAGGGTCACTGCTAAAGCAGACATCTACTCATTTGCCATCACCCTCTGGCAAATTGTTATGCAGGAGCAGCCCTATTTGGGTGAGCGGCAGTATGTGCTGTACGCCGTTGTAGCCTACAACTTGCGCCCTTcgctggctgctgctgttttccacGAGTCACCACTGGGCCAGAGACTCCAGAATATTATTagctgctgctggaaggctAAGGTAGAGGAGCGCCtgagtgcagcccagctgctaCCCAGCCTCAGGGCCCTCAAGCAGAGCCTCTAG
- the RPS20 gene encoding small ribosomal subunit protein uS10, with translation MAFKDTGKAPVEQEVAIHRIRITLTSRNVKSLEKVCADLIRGAKEKNLKVKGPVRMPTKTLRITTRKTPCGEGSKTWDRFQMRIHKRLIDLHSPSEIVKQITSISIEPGVEVEVTIADA, from the exons ATG GCGTTTAAAGATACTGGCAAAGCACCTGTGGAACAAGAGGTAGCAATTCACCGTATTAGAATTACTTTGACAAGTCGCAATGTAAAATCACTGGAGAAAG tctgtgCTGACTTGATCAGAGGTGCTAAGGAGAAAAACCTTAAGGTGAAGGGACCTGTTCGCATGCCCACCAAG ACCCTGCGGATCACTACCAGGAAGACGCCTTGTGGTGAAGGTTCCAAGACCTGGGATCGTTTCCAAATGCGTATCCATAAGCGGCTCATTGACTTACACAGCCCTTCTGAGATCGTGAAGCAGATCACTTCCATCAGCATTGAACCAGGTGTAGAAGTTGAAGTTACTATTGCTGATGCCTAA